One Alphaproteobacteria bacterium genomic window carries:
- the prmC gene encoding peptide chain release factor N(5)-glutamine methyltransferase, translated as MRLIIGEVLKVLPDHIHQQNMHMTLSVPQMTEIDNKLGRLALGEPITRILGRREFWKHTFILGEETLDPRPESEHLVEEVLDFYSTSPVPKPRILDMGTGSGCLLLSLLDEIPEATGVGVDISYGALLVARENARRLNLAKRCMFVQGNWGKELCGGFDIIVSNPPYISDSDFMGLDDNVCNYDPYRALVSGEDGLECYRMIHNSLPFLAKKKSFVAMEIGCAQKKAVQKLFFNMLCGVACVRDLAGKDRIIKGFYDQSI; from the coding sequence GTGCGCCTTATAATAGGTGAGGTGCTGAAGGTATTGCCTGACCACATCCATCAGCAGAACATGCACATGACTTTGAGTGTCCCACAAATGACCGAAATTGACAACAAACTGGGGCGGTTGGCCTTGGGTGAGCCGATCACGCGCATTCTGGGGAGGCGCGAGTTTTGGAAGCATACATTTATTCTTGGAGAAGAAACGCTAGATCCACGCCCAGAAAGCGAACACCTTGTGGAGGAAGTCTTGGATTTTTACAGCACAAGCCCCGTTCCTAAGCCCCGTATTTTGGACATGGGAACGGGTTCTGGTTGTCTGCTTTTGTCTTTATTGGATGAAATTCCGGAGGCAACAGGAGTTGGTGTTGATATTAGCTACGGTGCTCTTCTTGTGGCGCGTGAGAATGCTCGCCGTCTTAATCTTGCTAAGCGCTGTATGTTTGTTCAAGGAAATTGGGGAAAGGAGCTGTGTGGTGGATTTGATATTATTGTCAGTAACCCTCCTTATATATCCGACTCTGATTTTATGGGGCTTGATGATAATGTGTGTAACTATGATCCTTATAGAGCTCTGGTTTCCGGTGAAGATGGACTGGAGTGCTACCGTATGATTCACAATAGTTTGCCTTTTTTGGCAAAAAAGAAATCGTTTGTGGCAATGGAAATAGGTTGCGCGCAAAAAAAAGCGGTACAAAAACTTTTTTTTAATATGTTATGCGGCGTTGCATGCGTGAGGGATCTTGCTGGCAAAGACCGTATTATAAAAGGATTTTATGATCAATCTATATAA
- the prfA gene encoding peptide chain release factor 1, translating into MSSNADKFRTVLARHAFLAQTLAKGCDDPKEFALLSKEYSDLTAAADSIKDYLKVSADIADMEYILMDKAQDKEMRDLADQEIHQLRKNMTKLDESIRIMLLPKDEADEKSAIIEVRAGAGGEEAALFAGNLLNMYQRYAEVKGWKTEVISISDAEMGGVREAILNVKGKNVFALLKFESGTHRVQRVPATETQGRIHTSAATVAVLPEVEDIDVSISDKDIRVDTYRASGAGGQHVNKTESAIRITHLPTNIVVTQQDEKSQHKNRDRAMKILRARLYEYERNKRDSARAAERRSQVGTGDRSERIRTYNFPQGRVTDHRINLTLYKLDVVLMGLALDELIDALIIDHQANLLADLDMGTGTESQV; encoded by the coding sequence ATGAGTAGTAATGCTGATAAATTTCGGACCGTGCTTGCACGCCACGCCTTTTTGGCACAAACGTTAGCAAAAGGATGCGATGACCCTAAAGAGTTTGCTCTTCTTTCCAAGGAATATTCTGACCTAACGGCTGCGGCGGATTCTATCAAGGATTACCTGAAAGTTTCTGCTGACATTGCGGATATGGAATATATTTTGATGGATAAGGCACAAGACAAAGAAATGCGTGATCTTGCAGATCAGGAAATTCATCAGCTGCGCAAAAATATGACAAAACTTGATGAAAGCATCCGTATTATGCTTTTGCCAAAAGACGAAGCCGATGAAAAAAGTGCTATTATTGAAGTGCGGGCAGGAGCGGGAGGGGAGGAAGCTGCCCTATTTGCCGGGAACTTATTGAATATGTACCAACGCTACGCTGAGGTAAAAGGATGGAAAACCGAGGTTATTAGCATCAGTGATGCTGAAATGGGGGGGGTTCGCGAGGCTATATTGAATGTGAAGGGTAAAAATGTGTTTGCGCTTTTAAAATTTGAGTCTGGCACCCATCGTGTGCAGCGTGTTCCTGCCACAGAAACCCAAGGGCGTATTCATACCTCTGCCGCAACGGTTGCCGTTCTTCCTGAGGTTGAGGATATTGATGTCTCGATTAGTGATAAGGATATTCGCGTAGATACGTATCGTGCTTCGGGTGCTGGGGGACAGCACGTGAACAAAACGGAAAGCGCCATTCGTATTACGCATTTACCAACAAACATTGTTGTGACACAGCAAGATGAGAAATCACAACATAAAAACCGTGATCGCGCCATGAAAATTTTGCGTGCCCGTCTTTATGAATATGAGCGTAACAAGCGTGACTCGGCACGCGCTGCCGAGCGCCGCAGTCAAGTGGGAACGGGCGATCGCTCAGAACGTATTCGTACGTATAACTTTCCCCAAGGGCGCGTCACTGATCACCGAATTAATTTGACGCTGTATAAACTAGACGTTGTGTTGATGGGCTTGGCTTTGGATGAACTTATTGATGCACTCATTATTGATCATCAGGCAAACTTGCTGGCAGATCTTGATATGGGAACAGGCACAGAGTCTCAGGTTTAA
- a CDS encoding histidine--tRNA ligase, protein MMLQPVRGTHDFLPDKMRHYTHLLDLARSVLSRYGYAQMSTPIIEFASIFDHVGEVSDIVTKETYTFPDRGGDRLTLRPEGTAAVMRAVVSNGLTQSLPLRYHYSGPMFRYDRPQKGRYRQFHQLGVELIGVAGMEADVEVITAADRYLRALSLHDKCALHINTLGDVPSREAFTQALVGYFSRYSDRLSEDSKIRLIKNPLRILDSKAPQDRALFDDAPAYGDYLSDAAKKHFDGVQNMLTKLSIPYTVNPLIVRGLDYYVHTTFEYVIQEGGGQGTILGGGRYDGLCQTMGGPHIPGVGWAAGLERLMLLHNYTPDSPCGLGLGILGEEFLEQGVVLAQSLRDRGMRIELVSGGNPGKLLKKIDKLSVSHAMIVGSDEFVSGIAELKHMRSGYRVRLAMDDLSQNRLEETVL, encoded by the coding sequence ATGATGTTGCAACCTGTTCGCGGAACCCACGATTTTCTGCCTGACAAAATGCGTCACTACACGCATCTTCTTGATTTAGCACGATCGGTTCTATCTCGCTACGGATATGCGCAGATGAGCACGCCCATCATTGAATTTGCGTCGATCTTTGATCACGTAGGTGAGGTATCCGACATTGTAACCAAGGAAACATACACTTTTCCTGATCGAGGGGGGGATAGGCTAACACTGCGTCCAGAGGGAACGGCTGCGGTGATGCGTGCTGTTGTTTCAAATGGTTTAACGCAATCGCTTCCTTTACGTTATCATTACTCAGGTCCTATGTTTCGTTATGATCGCCCCCAAAAAGGTCGCTATCGCCAGTTCCACCAGTTGGGTGTTGAGCTCATAGGTGTTGCCGGTATGGAAGCTGATGTTGAAGTCATTACAGCTGCCGATAGGTACTTGCGTGCTCTATCGTTGCACGACAAGTGTGCTTTGCATATCAATACCTTGGGAGATGTCCCTTCGCGCGAAGCTTTTACGCAGGCGTTGGTTGGCTACTTTAGTCGCTATAGTGATCGGCTGTCAGAGGATTCAAAAATCCGTCTTATAAAAAATCCGTTGCGCATTCTTGATTCAAAAGCGCCTCAGGATCGGGCTCTTTTTGATGATGCCCCTGCATATGGTGATTACTTGAGTGATGCAGCAAAGAAGCACTTTGATGGTGTTCAAAACATGCTAACAAAGTTGAGCATTCCTTATACAGTGAATCCCTTAATTGTCCGTGGCCTTGATTACTATGTGCACACAACATTCGAATATGTGATCCAAGAAGGCGGAGGGCAAGGAACAATTCTTGGTGGGGGCCGCTATGATGGTTTGTGTCAAACCATGGGAGGGCCCCATATTCCCGGGGTGGGATGGGCTGCTGGCCTCGAACGCCTTATGTTGTTGCATAACTACACTCCTGATAGTCCCTGTGGGCTGGGTCTTGGTATCTTAGGTGAAGAATTTTTAGAGCAAGGTGTCGTTTTAGCCCAATCACTTCGTGATCGGGGAATGCGTATCGAGCTTGTTTCGGGGGGGAATCCAGGAAAGTTGTTGAAGAAAATTGATAAGCTTTCTGTTTCTCATGCAATGATTGTTGGAAGCGACGAATTCGTCTCTGGAATAGCTGAGCTTAAGCATATGCGCTCTGGTTACCGGGTACGCCTTGCGATGGATGATCTTTCACAAAATAGGCTCGAGGAAACTGTATTATGA
- a CDS encoding phosphatidylserine decarboxylase, protein MFLSFLSPMHADGWRFVLPGVVLCFLSFRWDFPYVGFVCTVITFWCAYFFRNPSRSVPQNEGLVLSPADGKVSAIAHVSPPAELGLDAKEKWVRVSIFLNIFNVHVNRIPLEGKLKKIVYNKGKFVNASLDKASEHNERNGLVIESHGKLTYACVQIAGLIARRIRCDVTTGTNLISGQYFGLIRFGSRVDVYFPAHYVPQVSIGQTAIAGETVLFNMHAPQTALIGKTI, encoded by the coding sequence ATGTTTTTATCCTTTCTTTCCCCCATGCATGCAGACGGGTGGCGTTTTGTTCTACCAGGTGTCGTGCTATGTTTTCTTAGCTTTCGCTGGGATTTCCCCTACGTTGGTTTTGTTTGCACGGTGATAACCTTTTGGTGTGCCTACTTTTTTCGCAATCCCTCACGGTCTGTTCCTCAAAATGAAGGGTTAGTTCTTTCACCCGCAGATGGAAAAGTATCTGCTATTGCACACGTTTCTCCCCCTGCAGAGCTTGGTCTTGATGCAAAGGAAAAGTGGGTACGTGTCAGTATTTTTCTTAATATCTTTAACGTTCACGTTAATCGTATTCCCCTTGAAGGGAAATTGAAAAAAATTGTTTACAACAAGGGAAAATTTGTAAATGCCTCATTGGATAAAGCAAGTGAGCATAATGAACGCAATGGCTTAGTAATTGAATCTCATGGCAAACTTACATACGCATGCGTCCAAATCGCCGGCCTTATCGCACGTCGGATTCGCTGTGATGTAACAACAGGAACAAACCTTATTTCAGGGCAATATTTTGGTCTGATACGATTTGGAAGTCGTGTTGACGTTTATTTTCCAGCACATTACGTGCCTCAAGTAAGTATTGGCCAAACGGCTATTGCAGGAGAGACAGTTCTATTTAACATGCACGCTCCTCAAACAGCACTGATCGGCAAAACTATCTAG
- a CDS encoding phosphatidylcholine/phosphatidylserine synthase → MKFDFPRIKKFSKNFRKGIKRFQGMHPKLSARMPQSARFHRGRFHLNHNIIRHVPNMATVLALCSGLTSIRFAYVGQGRLALLAILLAAVFDLMDGRLARILGASSEFGAELDSLSDFVSFGAAPTLIIYFLSLHHLGSLGWSFCLFFSVCSGFRLARFNIMTRTASRKNQTADDYFVGVPAPMGALMALLPYFCALALELTPDHVPLVILVITVVGSGILMISHIPTYTSKNISMPREKLPLILIASGLTLAALFTAPWRVLSIAGIVYAASIGVTGYKYRRSMRR, encoded by the coding sequence ATGAAATTTGACTTTCCACGCATTAAAAAATTTTCCAAAAACTTCCGTAAGGGAATCAAACGATTTCAAGGTATGCACCCAAAGTTGAGCGCACGCATGCCACAAAGTGCACGCTTTCACCGTGGCCGATTTCACCTTAACCACAATATTATCAGACATGTCCCTAATATGGCCACAGTACTTGCTTTGTGCAGTGGCTTAACAAGCATTCGCTTTGCCTATGTCGGACAAGGGAGACTGGCCCTTTTGGCGATTCTTCTTGCCGCTGTGTTCGACTTAATGGATGGTAGGCTTGCACGAATCTTAGGCGCCTCTAGTGAATTTGGTGCAGAACTAGACTCTCTTTCAGATTTTGTGTCTTTTGGTGCAGCACCCACACTAATTATCTATTTTCTTTCTTTGCATCATTTGGGAAGTTTGGGATGGTCTTTTTGTCTTTTTTTCTCCGTTTGTTCTGGATTCCGTTTAGCGCGTTTTAACATAATGACACGCACCGCCAGTCGCAAAAACCAAACTGCTGATGACTATTTTGTTGGCGTTCCTGCTCCTATGGGTGCTCTTATGGCTTTGCTTCCTTATTTTTGCGCCCTCGCCCTTGAATTAACACCGGATCATGTGCCCCTTGTTATTCTCGTTATAACAGTTGTAGGATCTGGTATTTTGATGATTTCTCATATTCCAACGTATACATCAAAAAACATCAGCATGCCCCGTGAAAAACTCCCACTGATCCTTATTGCCTCAGGCCTAACACTGGCTGCTCTTTTTACAGCACCGTGGCGGGTGCTATCTATTGCAGGAATTGTATACGCTGCATCCATTGGTGTGACTGGTTACAAATACAGACGATCAATGCGCCGTTGA
- a CDS encoding 16S rRNA (uracil(1498)-N(3))-methyltransferase produces MRKYRLWFDGPLYEKGQVIALEGNEVIYLSSVLRAKPGMEIALFNEKSGEWRAVIKSVSRVCVCCELMERYSSRISVYHGLDVVIPLIRPQLVEDMVAMATQCGVQKIFIVRMDRSQNYTIRLDRLSKIIRESVEQCGRLRIPTVVTEANLRDAVLESPNSKVIVGAEKNPVGIGRNLTNHSYPLNQKSLLIVGPEGGFSQEEWAFFHETNAELVHVNTPIMRAETALPVLIGYILGRSTAH; encoded by the coding sequence ATGAGAAAATACCGCTTGTGGTTTGATGGTCCTTTGTATGAAAAAGGACAGGTAATAGCCCTTGAGGGCAATGAGGTCATTTATCTTTCTTCGGTTTTGCGTGCAAAACCAGGAATGGAAATTGCCCTTTTTAATGAAAAATCGGGCGAGTGGCGTGCTGTTATTAAATCCGTATCACGTGTGTGCGTTTGTTGTGAGTTAATGGAAAGGTATTCCTCGAGGATTTCAGTGTATCATGGTCTTGACGTTGTAATTCCTCTTATTAGACCGCAATTGGTAGAGGATATGGTTGCGATGGCAACGCAATGTGGCGTACAAAAGATTTTTATTGTTCGAATGGATCGGAGTCAGAATTACACGATACGTTTGGACAGACTTTCAAAAATCATCCGTGAGTCTGTGGAGCAATGTGGCCGACTGCGTATTCCTACTGTTGTGACGGAGGCAAATTTAAGGGATGCGGTGCTGGAGTCTCCAAATTCCAAGGTTATTGTTGGTGCTGAAAAAAACCCCGTAGGTATTGGCCGCAATCTCACAAATCATTCTTACCCACTCAATCAAAAGTCTCTTCTGATAGTGGGTCCAGAAGGGGGATTTTCTCAGGAAGAATGGGCTTTTTTTCATGAAACTAACGCAGAGCTGGTTCACGTAAATACTCCTATCATGCGTGCCGAAACAGCCTTACCCGTTCTAATTGGCTATATTTTGGGGAGATCAACGGCGCATTGA
- a CDS encoding 4-hydroxybenzoate octaprenyltransferase yields the protein MLQNTDFSVNFKALYLLMRLNRPIGFFLLWWPCVWGLLLAGSLKNIALPQWPLLLTVSIGALLTRTLGCIINDITDCRIDAQVERTKNRPLAKGSISLLQAKIVGATLAFGAFITLLFLPPQTYLIALIAAGLIVLYPFAKRFTSYPQVVLAFTMNMGLLLTYVGATGSLNIPISVWLAYCAAGAWTLGYDTIYAMQDAEDDKKLRIGSTALLGDTGAKRLILLSYTLSSLLLSLIPLFTEVSRNFISGLILWVVFLMWQFFRVIYKNDLTLDDLFHSNGYGAIFLGLAFGLLN from the coding sequence ATGCTACAGAATACGGATTTCAGTGTGAATTTCAAAGCCCTTTATTTACTCATGCGGTTGAATCGCCCAATTGGTTTTTTTCTTCTTTGGTGGCCATGTGTGTGGGGATTGCTTTTAGCAGGAAGCCTCAAAAATATTGCACTTCCTCAATGGCCTCTTCTTTTGACTGTGTCGATCGGTGCCCTTTTAACACGGACATTGGGCTGCATAATCAACGATATCACTGATTGCCGTATTGATGCCCAGGTGGAACGAACAAAAAACCGTCCGCTTGCTAAGGGTAGTATCTCCCTCCTACAAGCAAAAATCGTGGGTGCAACTCTTGCTTTTGGAGCTTTCATCACTCTTCTCTTTTTGCCGCCGCAAACGTATCTGATTGCGCTTATCGCAGCAGGACTAATTGTTCTTTATCCTTTTGCAAAACGCTTTACATCTTACCCACAGGTAGTGCTGGCATTCACCATGAATATGGGACTTCTTCTCACCTATGTGGGAGCAACAGGATCTCTTAATATCCCCATTAGCGTGTGGTTGGCCTATTGTGCGGCCGGAGCCTGGACATTAGGTTATGATACAATTTACGCTATGCAAGACGCTGAGGACGATAAAAAACTGCGCATTGGATCAACAGCCCTTCTCGGAGATACAGGAGCCAAACGCCTGATTTTGCTTAGCTACACCCTCAGTTCTCTTTTACTGTCATTAATTCCCCTCTTTACGGAAGTATCGCGAAACTTTATTTCTGGCCTTATCTTGTGGGTGGTTTTTCTGATGTGGCAATTTTTTCGTGTCATTTATAAAAATGACCTAACACTTGATGACCTCTTTCACAGCAATGGTTATGGTGCGATTTTTTTAGGGCTCGCCTTTGGACTTCTTAACTAG
- a CDS encoding prepilin peptidase, with the protein MDFLTSTYILATASTCIYAAYTDIRWQSINHISWIILAILGILFGWGNFSSSYLIIVAIPLGIYAINRVFHHSIGTGDLLFIGAGSLHLTPHFWGFFYMISGVLGLFLWSYYRIRFPHIKNIRIPLVPALGLGLQWCILSQQG; encoded by the coding sequence TTGGACTTCTTAACTAGCACGTATATTCTTGCCACAGCAAGTACCTGTATTTACGCGGCATACACAGATATACGCTGGCAATCCATTAACCATATCTCCTGGATTATACTAGCTATTTTGGGGATTTTATTTGGCTGGGGGAACTTCTCTTCTTCTTACCTTATCATCGTGGCAATACCACTTGGAATCTACGCCATTAACAGAGTATTCCATCACAGCATCGGGACAGGTGATCTCTTGTTTATCGGTGCGGGGAGCCTCCATCTTACTCCCCATTTTTGGGGGTTTTTTTACATGATCTCAGGAGTTTTGGGACTCTTCCTCTGGAGTTATTACCGCATACGGTTTCCACACATAAAAAATATTCGAATCCCTCTTGTCCCTGCTCTTGGATTAGGTCTACAGTGGTGTATATTAAGTCAACAAGGATGA
- a CDS encoding phospholipase: MKLADFSHKLIRGPESGEATGAIIFLHGYGSNGHDMISLADHWINDHPTLAYIAPNAPTHHESSAFGYQWFSLQDRSHTALMDGLAHTTASLNSLIDDVTKAWKIPSHRIVLVGFSQGCMLGIYHGLYSKHIFGGVIGFSGRVIPNNYIAPLHKPPLLLIHGGDDDVVLPEDYHEGLGYLHEHRVGYEALFRPHLGHNIDEAGIQASRRFLNRIFQTR; this comes from the coding sequence ATGAAACTTGCCGATTTCTCACACAAGCTTATCCGTGGACCTGAATCAGGGGAAGCAACAGGGGCGATTATTTTTCTTCATGGATACGGTTCCAATGGCCATGATATGATTTCTCTTGCAGATCACTGGATTAATGACCACCCAACACTTGCCTACATTGCCCCGAACGCACCAACGCATCATGAATCAAGTGCCTTCGGCTATCAGTGGTTTTCACTACAGGACCGCTCGCACACTGCCTTGATGGATGGACTTGCCCACACAACAGCCTCCCTGAATAGCCTTATAGATGACGTTACAAAAGCATGGAAAATCCCCAGTCATCGTATTGTTCTCGTTGGGTTTTCCCAAGGCTGTATGTTAGGGATTTACCATGGCCTTTACAGCAAACATATATTTGGGGGTGTTATTGGGTTTAGCGGACGGGTGATTCCCAATAATTATATCGCGCCTTTACACAAGCCCCCTCTCCTGCTTATTCACGGGGGTGACGATGATGTGGTCCTACCTGAGGATTACCATGAGGGGCTTGGGTATCTCCATGAACACCGCGTTGGCTACGAAGCACTTTTTCGCCCCCACCTTGGACACAATATTGATGAGGCTGGCATTCAAGCAAGTCGCCGTTTTCTCAACCGAATTTTTCAGACACGTTAA
- a CDS encoding malate dehydrogenase, with translation MRLAFKQVAVFSTEFFRHVNTDWRHIIAHRHRIGFIGAGNIGGTAALLACVEKLGSIVLFDINQGVAKGKALDIAQSLPIQNISSTVIGTANPKDLAGCSVVIVTAGIPRKAGMSRDDLLDINAKIMKSCAIMVRENCPDAFCIIITNPLDAMVWAFAKISGLPAHMVIGMAGILDTARYRYFLSLALKCDPCQIQTLVLGGHADAMLPLPSHTTVAGIPLQHYIDTQMITWPEHDKIVNRTRMGGGEIVGLLENGSAYHAPAAAALQMARSYLFDERKCLPCAVYQDEILGVRDIYAGLSVVISGNGARDVIIPTLTADEEEQLRTSLKGVENLIQQIKPHVY, from the coding sequence ATGAGGCTGGCATTCAAGCAAGTCGCCGTTTTCTCAACCGAATTTTTCAGACACGTTAATACTGATTGGAGACATATCATAGCACACCGTCATAGAATTGGCTTTATCGGAGCAGGAAATATTGGAGGAACAGCAGCACTTTTAGCTTGTGTTGAGAAACTTGGGTCAATTGTTTTGTTTGATATTAATCAAGGGGTAGCCAAGGGAAAAGCTCTTGATATTGCACAATCTCTGCCCATCCAAAACATTTCTAGTACGGTAATTGGAACGGCAAACCCCAAGGATTTAGCCGGCTGTAGTGTAGTAATTGTGACAGCTGGCATTCCACGCAAAGCAGGAATGAGCCGTGACGATCTCCTTGATATCAACGCAAAAATAATGAAAAGCTGTGCTATCATGGTACGGGAAAATTGCCCGGATGCATTTTGTATTATCATCACGAACCCTCTTGATGCAATGGTATGGGCCTTTGCAAAAATATCAGGACTTCCAGCACACATGGTCATTGGCATGGCTGGTATTCTTGACACAGCGCGCTATCGATATTTTCTGAGCCTTGCGCTCAAATGTGATCCTTGTCAAATTCAGACGCTCGTCCTTGGTGGTCACGCAGATGCGATGCTCCCACTGCCCTCGCACACGACAGTTGCCGGGATCCCTCTCCAACACTATATCGACACGCAAATGATCACATGGCCCGAACATGATAAAATTGTCAACCGCACACGTATGGGAGGAGGTGAAATTGTCGGCCTTTTAGAAAATGGGTCAGCCTACCATGCACCCGCCGCTGCGGCTTTGCAAATGGCACGTTCATACCTATTCGATGAACGAAAATGCCTACCTTGTGCTGTTTATCAAGATGAAATTTTGGGTGTACGCGATATTTATGCCGGCCTTTCTGTGGTAATATCGGGAAATGGCGCTCGAGACGTTATCATACCAACACTAACTGCAGATGAAGAAGAGCAGTTGCGCACCTCATTAAAAGGTGTGGAAAACCTTATCCAGCAAATAAAGCCCCATGTGTACTAA
- a CDS encoding TatD family hydrolase, with protein sequence MFLDNVVFIDSHCHLNYGEIAADLPGVLQRAKDAGVEKMLCINTKIQEFEDVYSIANNYSNIFATAGVHPHESGDTVHHSTPDNVRAFLEVASLRNKVVGLGETGLDYYYNHSPRDVQISMFDTHMQVAVAHDLPVIVHTRDSEEDTLAVLQKFAGRARGVIHCFSGTQNLANAVLDLGFYISVSGIVTFKKAEDIRSVLRTVPLDRLLIETDAPYLAPVPFRGRSNEPSYVVHTAEELAHIKGVSTAEIAKKTTENFHSLFTRVPR encoded by the coding sequence ATGTTCTTGGATAACGTTGTATTTATTGATAGTCACTGTCACTTGAACTATGGGGAGATAGCTGCGGACTTACCGGGTGTTCTTCAAAGAGCAAAAGACGCAGGTGTGGAAAAAATGTTATGTATTAATACGAAGATTCAGGAATTTGAAGATGTATATAGTATAGCTAATAACTATTCAAATATCTTTGCAACAGCAGGGGTTCATCCGCATGAATCGGGAGATACTGTGCATCACTCCACCCCAGATAATGTGCGCGCATTTTTGGAGGTTGCATCCTTGCGGAACAAGGTTGTGGGGTTGGGTGAAACAGGCCTGGATTATTATTACAACCACAGTCCAAGGGACGTGCAAATTTCTATGTTTGATACGCATATGCAGGTAGCAGTTGCGCATGATTTACCTGTGATTGTGCATACACGTGACTCAGAGGAAGATACACTAGCAGTGTTGCAGAAGTTTGCAGGGCGTGCGCGAGGGGTTATTCATTGCTTTAGTGGCACACAAAATCTTGCCAATGCGGTATTAGATTTGGGTTTTTATATATCAGTTTCAGGCATTGTAACCTTCAAAAAAGCAGAAGATATTCGTTCTGTTTTGCGCACTGTTCCCCTTGATCGGTTGTTGATTGAAACGGACGCGCCGTATTTAGCTCCTGTTCCATTCCGTGGACGTTCGAATGAACCAAGCTATGTGGTTCATACTGCTGAAGAACTTGCTCATATCAAGGGGGTCTCTACCGCAGAAATTGCAAAAAAAACAACGGAAAACTTTCATTCTTTATTTACGCGAGTCCCCCGATGA